A section of the Drosophila subobscura isolate 14011-0131.10 chromosome A, UCBerk_Dsub_1.0, whole genome shotgun sequence genome encodes:
- the LOC117902527 gene encoding 60S ribosomal protein L17 encodes MGRYSRESDNVTKSCKARGPNLRVHFKNTHETAQAIKRMPLRRAQRFLKAVIDQKECVPFRRFNGGVGRCAQAKQWKTTQGRWPKKSAEFLLQLLRNAEANADCKGLDADRMVVHHIQVNRAQCLRRRTYRAHGRINPYMSSPCHVEVILTEKEEVVSKATDDEPAKKKLSKKKLQRQKEKMLRSE; translated from the exons ATGGGCCGCTACTCCCGTGAATCAGACAACGTCACCAAGTCGTGCAAGGCGCGCGGACCCAATCTACGTGTGCATTTCAAG AACACACATGAGACTGCTCAGGCCATCAAGCGCATGCCCCTGCGCCGTGCCCAGCGTTTCCTGAAGGCTGTGATCGACCAGAAGGAGTGTGTGCCCTTCCGTCGTTTCAATGGCGGCGTTGGACGTTGCGCCCAGGCCAAGCAGTGGAAGACCACACAGGGTCGCTGGCCCAAGAAGTCTGCGGAAttcctgctgcagttgctgcgcAACGCTGAGGCCAATGCTGACTGCAAGGGACTCGATGCCGATCGCATGGTCGTCCACCACATCCAGGTGAACCGCGCCCAGTGCCTGCGTCGCCGCACATACCGTGCCCACGGTCGCATCAATCCCTACATGTCATCGCCGTGCCACGTCGAGGTGATTCTCACCGAGAAGGAGGAGGTCGTCTCAAAGGCCACCGACGACGAGCCCGCAAAGAAGAAGCTCTCCAAGAAGAAGCTGCAGCGCCAGAAGGAGAAGATGTTGCGTTCTGAATAA
- the LOC117902433 gene encoding probable G-protein coupled receptor Mth-like 1: MAIKDLSRQLLITLMLIGALLGQQLPNDETSSSSSGDTSAPSSTSAPGSARPPPRVTLNKCCHLGEYLNGTTRSCIAGNSELWVPMVYLIQQQRFFKPIGASPRFMKFTAHVRPVCQEQQLELFSSRPGNVIIFPNGTLSVRERLILVEPHNYCVDRDVALVCLEAPAAATAGNRETAPERGTETGMASLVTPPATLRMRKCCGKWGSYDTSLKTCNLQPSPPTDGQLRLGPQLPEGSYQTSYGLPECVATNANTNIGYAIAGDWHEAQLNRSSGEIRLSHHTNLSASQYCLEHTQREGEVKIIACSHHFSHATHGDGQNGGSGALDEDGQSSGMRLQKAVLTGGILVSVVFLAATLVAGFMLPAVHHALHWRCQICYVFCLLVGKVLLAIEELNTSILPGSVACLLLAIGMQFFFLSAFFWLNTMCFNIWWTFRDFRPSSLERNQEALRLLLYSVYAWGVPLLISTIAACVDQLPETTLLRPGFGQLYCWFDNRSVSIFAYFYGPIGLLLCANIALFISTTHQLTCGLWKRDDVKSSTEKSALGKVCLKLVVVMGVTWIADIMSWLVGGPHGAWFVTDLINALQGVFIFIVVGCQPQVWTACRRICCPRLRHDITNTTNGVQHSSSSQGLPSMAGCGTEFTQNTTMQSSAPSSVSPTVADTTATPPTTTSTAAALPPTAKMETVC; the protein is encoded by the coding sequence ATGGCCATCAAAGACTTAAGCAGACAACTGCTAATCACATTAATGCTCATCGGAGCCCTGCTTGGCCAGCAGTTGCCCAACGACGagactagcagcagcagcagcggcgacaccTCCGCTCCCTCCTCCACAAGCGCACCTGGTTCGGCACGACCGCCGCCACGGGTGACGCTCAACAAATGCTGCCATTTGGGCGAGTATCTCAATGGCACCACCCGCTCCTGCATAGCGGGCAACTCGGAGCTGTGGGTGCCCATGGTGTACCtcatacagcagcagcgcttcTTTAAGCCCATTGGCGCCAGTCCGCGCTTCATGAAGTTCACCGCCCACGTACGACCCGtctgccaggagcagcagctggagctgttcAGCAGTAGGCCGGGCAATGTCATCATTTTCCCTAATGGCACACTGTCGGTGCGCGAGCGCCTGATTCTGGTGGAGCCGCACAACTATTGCGTCGATCGGGATGTGGCATTGGTCTGCCTGGAAGcacccgcagcagcaacagcaggtaACCGAGAGACTGCACCCGAACGGGGAACCGAAACGGGAATGGCATCCCTGGTGACGCCGCCTGCAAcgctgcgcatgcgcaaaTGCTGCGGCAAGTGGGGCAGCTACGACACCAGCCTGAAGACCTGCAACCTGCAGCCCAGTCCCCCCACCGACGGCCAGCTACGGCTGGGCCCACAACTACCGGAGGGCAGCTATCAGACCAGCTACGGCCTGCCCGAGTGCGTggccacaaatgcaaatacaaatatcgGCTATGCCATTGCCGGCGACTGGCACGAAGCCCAGCTAAATCGATCTTCCGGCGAGATCCGGCTGTCGCATCACACCAATCTCAGTGCCAGCCAGTACTGTCTGGAGCACACGCAACGCGAGGGAGAGGTGAAGATCATTGCCTGTTCGCATCACTTTTCACACGCCACACACGGCGACGGTCAGAATGGGGGCTCCGGCGCACTGGACGAGGATGGCCAAAGCTCGGGTATGCGGCTGCAGAAGGCCGTCCTAACCGGCGGCATACTCGTTTCGGTGGTGTTCCTGGCGGCCACACTCGTTGCCGGCTTTATGCTGCCCGCCGTCCATCATGCTCTACACTGGCGCTGCCAGATCTGCTACGtcttctgcctgctggtgggcaaggtgctgctggccatcgaGGAGCTGAACACATCGATACTGCCGGGCTCCGTggcctgtctgctgctggccattggcATGCAGTTCTTCTTCCTGTCGGCCTTCTTCTGGCTCAACACGATGTGCTTCAATATCTGGTGGACGTTCCGGGACTTTCGACCGAGCTCCCTCGAGCGGAATCAGGAGGCGCTGCGACTGCTCCTCTATTCCGTGTACGCCTGGGGCGTGCCCCTGCTGATCTCAACGATAGCCGCCTGCGTGGACCAGCTGCCGGAGACGACGCTGCTGCGGCCGGGCTTCGGGCAGCTCTATTGCTGGTTCGACAATCGATCGGTGTCCATTTTTGCCTACTTCTACGGCCCCattgggctgctgctctgcgccAATATTGCCCTGTTCATCTCCACCACCCACCAGCTGACGTGCGGCCTGTGGAAGCGGGACGATGTCAAGTCGTCCACGGAAAAGTCGGCCCTCGGCAAGGTCTGCCTCAAGCTGGTCGTCGTGATGGGCGTCACATGGATAGCGGACATCATGTCGTGGCTGGTGGGCGGGCCCCATGGCGCCTGGTTCGTCACCGATCTGATCAATGCCCTGCAGGGCgtcttcattttcattgtggTCGGATGCCAGCCGCAGGTGTGGACCGCCTGCAGGCGCATCTGCTGTCCACGGCTCCGTCACGACATCACCAACACCACCAATGGAGTCCAGCACTCGAGCAGCTCCCAGGGCCTGCCCTCGATGGCCGGCTGTGGCACAGAGTTCACGCAAAACACCACAATGCAGAGCTCAGCGCCCAGCAGTGTGTCCCCAACTGTGGCTGATACCACCGCAACCCCACCAACAACGACGAGCACAGCGGCAGCCCTTCCCCCCACTGCAAAGATGGAAACTGTTTGCTAA
- the LOC117903685 gene encoding DNA topoisomerase 3-beta — protein MKNVLMVAEKPSLAASLATILSNGRCTVKRGTGNGCSTHEWTGTFRNEGTVHFRMTSVCGHVMSLDFTSKYNSWDKVDPVELFGCPTEKKETSPKQHMRTFLAHEARGCEYLVLWLDCDKEGENICFEVMDAVQGVISNVYSKQVTYRAHFSAITDKDIKGAMETLGHPNENEAKSVDARQELDLRIGCAFTRFQTRFFQDRYGDLDSSLISYGPCQTPTLGFCVKRHDDIQTFKPESFWYLQMLAGQPEFTLEWGRGRVFKKDIAIMLLNRVKEHKEATVESVSSKEAFKSKPLALNTVELMRICSSGLGIGPFQAMQIAERLYTQGYVSYPRTETNQYPENFDLPAVLRVLQPSGDFGDEARLILGDIQAPRKGKDAGDHPPITPMKLANRSDFDRDTWRVYEFICRHFMGTLSRDLKYRTTTAKLKVGMETFSCTANVLLDQGYTKVMTWLAFGRDEPMPPFVQGTQVAINDVRLAESQTGPPDYLTEAELITLMEQHGIGTDASIPVHINNICQRNYVRIENGRKLIPTTLGIVLVHGYTKIDPELVLPTMRSEVERMLTLIAKGTADFQDVLRHAITIFKLKFMFYVKNIASMDALFEVSFSPLAESGKAHSRCGKCRRYMKYIQTKPARLYCSHCDETYALPNGNVKVYREFKCPLDDFELLAFSTGVKGKSFPFCPYCYNHPPFSDMPSLGGCNTCTHATCPHSLNTLGISGCVECPTGILVLDSTLAPTWKLGCNRCDVIINCFKGATKITVEEAKCAECGAQQVNVVYKSDKSKFKDGTEEKIGCVFCSSDFSHLVEKHRAVASRPVRSGGPRGGKGGRGGVAGVAGAVAAGGEAAAGGRGGGGGRGGRGRGPPKDKMAQLAAYFV, from the exons ATGAAGAATGTGCTGATGGTGGCGGAGAAGCCCTCGCTGGCCGCCTCTTTGGCCACGATCCTCTCCAACGGACGCTGTACGGTGAAAAGAG GCACTGGCAATGGCTGCTCCACCCACGAGTGGACCGGCACCTTCCGCAACGAGGGCACCGTCCATTTTCGCATGACGTCGGTGTGCGGGCATGTGATGTCATTGGATTTCACAAGCAAATACAACTCCTGGGACAAGGTGGATCCCGTGGAGCTCTTCGGTTGTCCCACCGAGAAGAAAGAGACCAGCCCCAAGCAGCACATGCGCACGTTCCTGGCGCATGAGGCGCGCGGCTGCGAATATCTGGTCCTCTGGCTCGATTGCGACAAGGAGGGCGAGAACATTTGCTTTGAGGTGATGGACGCTGTCCAGGGTGTCATTAGTAACGTGTATAGCAAGCAGGTTACATATCGGGCTCACTTCTCGGCCATCACCGACAAGGATATCAAGGGCGCCATGGAGACGCTGGGCCATCCCAACGAGAACGAGGCCAAGTCTGTGGATGCCCGCCAGGAGCTGGATCTGCGCATCGGCTGTGCCTTCACGCGGTTCCAAACGAGGTTCTTTCAGGATCGCTACGGCGACCTGGACTCCTCGCTCATCTCGTACGGCCCCTGTCAGACGCCCACCCTGGGCTTCTGTGTGAAGCGGCACGACGATATACAGACCTTTAAGCCGGAGAGCTTCTGGTACTTGCAGATGCTCGCCGGCCAGCCCGAGTTCACGCTGGAGTGGGGCCGTGGACGTGTTTTCAAGAAGGACATTGCCATCATGCTGCTTAATCGCGTCAAGGAGCACAAGGAGGCCAC CGTGGAGAGCGTCAGCAGCAAGGAGGCGTTCAAAAGCAAACCGCTGGCCCTCAATACCGTCGAACTGATGCGAATTTGCAGCTCGGGCCTGGGCATTGGTCCCTTTCAGGCGATGCAAATAGCCGAACGTCTGTACACCCAGGGATATGTCAGTTATCCACGTACGGAGACCAATCAGTATCCGGAGAACTTTGATTTGCCCGCAGTGCTGCGCGTGCTGCAGCCATCTGGTGACTTTGGGGATGAGGCCCGCTTGATTCTGGGTGACATCCAGGCGCCGCGCAAGGGCAAAGATGCCGGCGACCATCCACCGATCACGCCCATGAAGCTGGCCAACCGCAGCGACTTTGATCGCGACACCTGGCGTGTCTACGAGTTCATCTGTCGCCATTTCATGGGCACCTTATCGCGTGACCTGAAGTACCGCACGACAACGGCCAAGCTGAAGGTGGGCATGGAGACGTTTTCGTGCACGGCCAATGTTCTGCTCGATCAGGGCTACACCAAGGTGATGACCTGGCTAGCCTTTGGACGCGACGAGCCAATGCCGCCCTTCGTCCAGGGCACCCAGGTGGCCATCAACGATGTCCGGCTGGCCGAGAGTCAAACGGGTCCGCCCGATTACCTAACCGAGGCAGAACTGATCACCCTCATGGAGCAGCACGGCATCGGCACGGACGCATCCATACCGGTGCACATTAATAACATTTGCCAGCGCAATTATGTGCGAATCGAGAACGGACGCAAGCTGATACCCACCACGCTGGGTATTGTGCTGGTCCATGGCTATACAAAGATCGATCcggagctggtgctgccgaCAATGCGCTCGGAGGTGGAGCGCATGCTGACGCTGATTGCCAAGGGCACGGCCGACTTTCAGGATGTACTGCGGCATGCCATCACCATATTCAAGCTCaagtttatgttttatgtgaAGAATATAGCCAGCATGGATGCCCTCTTTGAGGTGTCCTTCTCGCCGCTGGCCGAGTCGGGGAAGGCACACTCACGTTGTGGCAAATGTCGTCGCTACATGAAGTATATTCAG ACGAAACCCGCTCGCCTGTACTGCTCGCACTGCGATGAGACCTACGCCCTGCCCAATGGCAATGTGAAGGTGTATCGCGAGTTCAAGTGCCCGCTGGATGACTTCGAGCTGCTGGCCTTCTCGACGGGCGTCAAGGGGAAGTCGTTCCCCTTCTGCCCCTACTGCTACAACCATCCGCCGTTCAGCGATATGCCATCTCTGGGTGGGTGCAACACCTGCACCCATGCCACCTGTCCCCACTCCCTCAACACGCTGGGCATTTCAGGGTGCGTGGAATGTCCCACTGGTATCCTTGTACTGGACAGCACCCTGGCACCCACCTGGAAGCTGGGCTGCAATCGCTGCGATGTGATCATCAATTGCTTCAAGGGAGCCACAAAGATCACAGTGGAAG AGGCCAAGTGCGCGGAGTGTGGCGCCCAGCAGGTGAATGTCGTGTACAAATCGGACAAGTCAAAGTTCAAGGATGGCACCGAGGAGAAGATCGGCTGCGTCTTCTGCTCCAGCGACTTTTCGCATCTGGTGGAGAAGCATCGGGCGGTGGCCTCCAGGCCCGTGCGCAGCGGTGGACCGCGCGGTGGCAAGGGTGGACGCGGTGGTGTCGCTggtgtggctggggctgttgctgctggcgggGAAGCGGCTGCTGGCGGCAGAGGTGGGGGTGGTGGGCGCGgcggacgtggacgtggaccgCCCAAGGACAAAATGGCCCAACTGGCGGCGTATTTCGTTTAA
- the LOC117903687 gene encoding probable cytochrome b5 isoform X1 encodes MAKEISLATVKEHNKSDDLWIVIENKVYDVTKFRSEHPGGEDTLDDVAGRDGTKEFIEVGHSLEAREILKKFYIGDLAAADIKKKSPVRCAHVGLALGAIILGFALIYVIKRGGGPKQ; translated from the exons ATGGCAAAAGAAATTTCATTGGCTACAGTCAAGGAGCACAACAAGTCTGATGATCTCTGGATAGTTATCGAAAATAAAGTCTATGACGTCACCAAGTTTCGGTCTGAG CATCCCGGTGGCGAGGACACCCTCGACGATGTGGCTGGTCGTGATGGCACCAAGGAGTTCATCGAGGTGGGCCACAGCCTAGAGGCCAG GGAGATATTGAAGAAGTTTTATATTGGCGATTTGGCAGCTGCTGatatcaaaaagaaaagtCCAGTAAG ATGCGCACACGTGGGACTGGCGCTGGGTGCTATTATTCTGGGCTTTGCACTTATCTATGTGATcaagcgaggaggaggacccAAGCAGTAA
- the LOC117903687 gene encoding probable cytochrome b5 isoform X2 → MAKEISLATVKEHNKSDDLWIVIENKVYDVTKFRSEHPGGEDTLDDVAGRDGTKEFIEVGHSLEAREILKKFYIGDLAAADIKKKSPVSTSATPTETGEGSSSNALPTAPKQCCILH, encoded by the exons ATGGCAAAAGAAATTTCATTGGCTACAGTCAAGGAGCACAACAAGTCTGATGATCTCTGGATAGTTATCGAAAATAAAGTCTATGACGTCACCAAGTTTCGGTCTGAG CATCCCGGTGGCGAGGACACCCTCGACGATGTGGCTGGTCGTGATGGCACCAAGGAGTTCATCGAGGTGGGCCACAGCCTAGAGGCCAG GGAGATATTGAAGAAGTTTTATATTGGCGATTTGGCAGCTGCTGatatcaaaaagaaaagtCCAGTAAG CACtagtgccacgcccacagaaACTGGTGAAGGCAGTTCCAGTAATGCTCTTCCCACCGCGCCCAAGCAATGTTGCATCCTGCATTAA
- the LOC117903686 gene encoding uncharacterized protein LOC117903686, which yields MYECTICGETKESVNNPEYDFRRPSTSPEERTVVGSSDYCSKCQQLSFFVNLEDSDDENNDEKNAPDWVHQGFKQTVEGTSTWDSQHAYPSRPPEVPVLQKRHYMRQKKAPLTTPTRCEKQQHPELAKKTSLTDLAQGKQLARTESGTTRKRRDQSNSPTLEQLQRKIKRKRKLMKKLLKIQQLMVHLGWQSRMEWRRKKRQPVGALHVLHQKRKKSEGDVDVDAGKGITSRCIQQQKGHKVEADLPKSIVQRCNYELSFPNPRLATGMPAWPAKSQFRTVLNDQEIQQALKEMLQKVAHSLQKAKKNPDADSQGPVFVSGILSHILKYYSALPIDRMRLRQSMTFFLDPNEMRRNHAKCQQTVGVQRKGDQLQQLIAVGPRRTGSSLGQGDQKDEDSKEMLLLWLTTLNPTDKRIFGTLAVRATDRPDSIMMVTARTYDCLDLGALFDVLERPPKKRNELIAIQIQFH from the exons ATGTACGAGTGCACCATATGTGGAGAGACGAAGGAATCTGTTAACAATCCGGAGTACGACTTCCGTCGTCCAAGTACCAGCCCAGAGGAGCGTACCGTAGTGGGTTCCTCCGACTATTGCAGCAAATGTCAACAGCTCAGCTTCTTTGTCAACCTGGAGGATAGTGATGATGAAAATAATGATGAAAAGAATGCG CCCGACTGGGTCCACCAAGGCTTCAAGCAGACCGTTGAGGGTACTTCCACTTGGGATTCTCAACATGCCTATCCGAGTCGACCGCCAGAGGTGCCGGTCCTGCAGAAACGCCATTATATGCGGCAGAAGAAGGCTCCATTGACTACACCAACTCGATGCGAGAAGCAGCAACACCCTGAGCTGGCGAAGAAGACTTCTTTGACCGATTTAGCACAGGGGAAGCAGCTTGCCCGGACAGAAAGCGGCACGACCAGAAAGCGGCGCGACCAGTCGAACTCCCCGACTTTGGAGCAATTGCAGCGTAAAATCAAGAGGAAGCGCAAGCTAATGAAGAAACTGCTCAAGATTCAACAGCTCATGGTGCATCTCGGGTGGCAGAGTCGTATGGAGTGGCGCCGCAAGAAGCGTCAGCCTGTTGGTGCTCTCCACGTTCTTCACCAAAAACGGAAGAAATCAGAAggagatgtggatgtggatgccgGCAAAGGCATCACTTCAAGATGCATTCAACAGCAAAAAGGCCACAAAGTGGAGGCCGACCTGCCCAAGTCCATCGTGCAACGTTGCAACTACGAGCTAAGCTTCCCGAATCCACGCCTAGCCACAGGCATGCCAGCATGGCCAGCCAAATCCCAATTCCGCACGGTTCTCAATGACCAGGAGATCCAGCAGGCACTTAAGGAGATGTTGCAGAAGGTTGCCCACTCGTTACAGAAAGCGAAGAAGAATCCCGATGCGGATAGCCAGGGCCCAGTCTTTGTTTCGGGCATACTCAGCCATATACTGAAATATTATAGCGCGTTGCCCATCGATCGGATGCGCTTGCGGCAGAGCATGACCTTCTTCTTGGACCCAAACGAGATGCGGCGCAATCATGCCAAGTGCCAACAGACTGTCGGTGTACAGCGAAAGGGcgaccagctgcagcaactgaTAGCCGTTGGGCCCCGCCGGACCGGCAGCTCTTTGGGACAGGGCGATCAAAAGGATGAGGACTCGAAGGAGATGCTACTCCTATGGCTGACCACCTTGAATCCAACTGATAAGCGCATCTTTGGCACACTCGCTGTACGTGCCACAGACCGCCCCGACTCCATAATGATGGTCACTGCCCGCACCTACGACTGTCTCGATTTGGGCGCTCTCTTTGACGTTCTAGAGCGCCCACCCAAGAAACGCAATGAATTGATagcaattcaaattcaattccattAG